Proteins from a genomic interval of Trifolium pratense cultivar HEN17-A07 linkage group LG6, ARS_RC_1.1, whole genome shotgun sequence:
- the LOC123891654 gene encoding replication protein A 70 kDa DNA-binding subunit-like, giving the protein MAKVCKKFDSVSEILPNKDCVRIKVRVLRIWKTSSFLNPSEVNSIEMVLVDEKGGKIHASIRKQFLYMFESKIEEGQVYQMSYFSVVPQTGFYRTTLHPYKLLFQIKTKVVAVKSSDISHHGLTLTSLAEVCSHVHDYEFLVDVMGLLSGISAEREYVRDGNVTKMVVLELTDTSGKCECALFGDYVDELNKKLGKTSGGLPVVVIQFAKVKIFRDQASIQNVINTTKIFVNPDIPEADAFKDSIGVHGIMLDATVSVIGPRAKPAMDEEFLRMYPKKTVSELSEMEEEGVFAVFGVVSSIVRGEDWWYPACKCHKSVIADSGAYFCNGCNKHVFQVVPR; this is encoded by the exons ATGGCCAAAGTTTGTAAGAAGTTTGACAGTGTTTCTGAGATTTTACCAAACAAGGATTGTGTTCGAATCAAGGTGCGTGTTCTTCGTATCTGGAAGACGTCTTCGTTCCTTAATCCTTCTGAAGTCAATTCAATTGAGATGGTTTTGGTTGATGAAAAG ggtgGAAAGATTCATGCCTCTATTAGGAAGCAGTTTTTATATATGTTTGAGTCTAAAATTGAAGAAGGACAAGTGTATCAGATGTCCTATTTTTCTGTTGTTCCTCAGACTGGTTTCTACAGAACTACTCTACATCCATACAAGCTATTATTCCAAATTAAGACAAAGGTTGTTGCTGTTAAGAGCTCTGATATATCTCATCATGGTCTCACATTGACAAGTTTGGCTGAAGTTTGTAGTCATGTCCATGATTATGAATTTTTAGTTG ATGTTATGGGTTTGTTATCTGGAATTTCTGCTGAGAGGGAATATGTTAGGGATGGAAATGTTACAAAGATGGTTGTGTTGGAGTTGACTGATACTAG TGGGAAATGTGAATGTGCTTTGTTTGGGGATTATGTTGATGAGTTAAACAAGAAACTGGGCAAGACATCTGGTGGTCTCCCTGTGGTCGTAATTCAGTTTGCAAAGGTTAAGATATTTAGAG acCAAGCATCCATTCAAAATGTCATCAACACTACAAAGATTTTTGTGAATCCTGATATCCCTGAAGCTGATGCATTTAAGGATAG CATTGGTGTGCATGGTATTATGTTGGATGCCACTGTTTCTGTGATTGGTCCTCGTGCCAAACCTGCTATGGATGAAGAATTTCTGAGgatgtatccaaaaaaaactGTATCTGAACTAAGTGAAATGGAAGAGGAAGGGGTTTTTGCTGTTTTTGGGGTGGTTAGTTCTATTGTTCGTGGGGAGGATTGGTGGTATCCTGCATGCAAGTGTCATAAGTCTGTTATTGCTGATTCTGGGGCTTACTTTTGCAATGGATGCAACAAGCATGTTTTTCAAGTTGTTCCAAggtaa
- the LOC123892904 gene encoding uncharacterized protein LOC123892904: protein MSYILEKSCAHFVGRSKAAPDDGSYPAEFELLVGKKMLFIIDKGMKVTRIDDGTFRVKRVCMDAKIIGSFAAEGPYVTPVRNVSPVINLDSDAASPDVDFVEETQPLALLKNTAVTPPGLGYSPVKNDIVVNTVKRSLSSSFDSVQPDEKKKRLRKIKIENE, encoded by the exons ATGAGTTACATTTTAGAGAAATCTTGTGCTCATTTTGTCGGAAGATCCAAG GCTGCTCCTGATGATGGTTCATACCCTGCTGAGTTTGAGCTTCTCGTCGGTAAGAAGATGTTGTTCATAATTGATAAGGGAATGAAGGTTACTAGGATTGATGATGGAACTTTTAGAGTGAAGCGTGTGTGTATGGATGCTAAGATTATTGGGAGTTTTGCTGCTGAGGGACCATATGTCACTCCTGTTAGG AATGTTTCTCCAGTCATTAATCTTGATTCTGATGCTGCATCTCCTGatgttgattttgttgaagaaaccCAGCCACTTGCACTCTTGAAAAACACTGCTGTGACACCTCCTGGTCTAGGTTATAGTCCAGTGAAAAATGACATTGTGGTGAACACTGTGAAAAGGAGCCTCTCCAGTTCTTTTGATAGCGTTCAACCAGATGAAAAGAAGAAGCGTCTAAGGAAGATCAAGATcgagaatgaatga
- the LOC123891655 gene encoding uncharacterized protein LOC123891655 — protein sequence MNRTESNPSDKLKNFIGDLKIKNLQDLLICKENGTFVVVAWFESVVEGIDVWYPDSSVKDKPRFRMKVMVKDGEKFAVFCLFDEEVEYLAIETCPLLAAMGESCSLFPSEMDCMYGDGVLYKVEKIESEKDLGFPQFKVISICNEVVVVNEFIDQYITSVLDISPKLSSASTFSDDSSEVSNYLDFSVQFHGHGCVPDVSTAVDNHVDSSHSKLKLCLSGNGLGVDHTENLTGAMFLGSRLGKRKIHVAFANAGKENVEKHSKNDNVKVV from the exons atgAATAGAACTGAAAGTAATCCATCAGATAAGTTGAAAAATTTCATTGGTGATTTGAAAATTAAGAATTTGCAAGATTTATTAATTTGTAAAGAAAATGgtacttttgttgttgttgcttgGTTTGAGTCCGTTGTTGAAGGAATTGATGTCTGGTATCCTGATAGTTCAGTGAAAGATAAACCAAG GTTCAGAATGAAGGTGATGGTTAAGGATGGTGAGAAATTTGCTGTGTTCTGTTTGTTCGATGAAGAGGTTGAGTATTTGGCAATTGAGACCTGTCCATTGTTGGCTGCAATG GGAGAGTCCTGTTCACTCTTCCCATCTGAGATGGATTGTATGTATGGAGATGGTGTTTTGTATAAGGTTGAGAAAATTGAGTCGGAGAAGGATCTTGGGTTTCCTCAATTTAAAGTAATTTCTATTTGCAACGAAGTAGTGGTTGTGAATGAGTTCATTGATCAATATATCACTTCTGTCCTGGATATTTCCCCT AAATTGAGCTCTGCTTCAACTTTTTCTGATGATTCTTCTGAAGTATCAAATTATTTGGATTTTTCTGTTCAATTCCACGGCCATGGTTGTGTTCCTGATGTTTCCACTGCTGTTGATAATCATGTTGATTCAAGCCATTCCAAATTG AAATTGTGTTTGAGTGGTAATGGCCTTGGTGTTGATCACACTGAAAATCTTACTGGTGCCATGTTCCTTGGATCTAGACTTGGAAAGCGCAAGATTCATGTAGCTTTTGCTAATGCTGGGAAAGAAAATGTAGAGAAGCATTCCAAGAATGATAATGTGAAAGTTGTATGA
- the LOC123891656 gene encoding uncharacterized protein LOC123891656, with protein MSSNEVQIPKLYDDIMFIKGGNAAGEYQLRVLRKWSVFNSVFPGNVESVDMVMIDMNGHKIQATIPNLLLCLFDNLIDEGNVYVLSNLSVTYNLHEILGSYNRYMLVFNVNTKVNLSSSSSIAHYGMSLIGSDNVLQLSERFKYLVDVIGVITFIRHNKNYFDDGTISTTVSFKLTDHRNSYDCELCGDYVDLFRVLMENQPLGLPIVVLQFAKITMQQGSIVVQSVDHVTRLYVNPVIPESIQFKTGLILALNQTRRLLGNCPTDKSVGFRFDVSYQFKTISELMDHPQTGIFIVNARIVDMIELNPWWYPVCRCDIIVESYLGAYFCENCHATEFSAVPKYRVKMVLEDETGACFIEAYDHVMLPISLVDPNNPILPEAFFPRAFDSVMGKSIVLILHKTVHIDKFLDPVYEVRCVSDDPQVMNFYASIGLCRIPSKIVPNLIDPECNLMKKKVYRPPVTSTERLLDEYLGPVYRRNPPCDDAESSSAAAGKSRLVRQCSSSLFVLDSLNECEGFHITMEYSIDNISRFSVCSLMFRNDVVIVY; from the exons ATGTCTTCCAACGAAGTTCAAATACCAAAACTTTATGATGATATCATGTTTATCAAGGGTGGAAATGCTGCTGGTGAGTATCAGTTGAGGGTTTTAAGAAAGTGGTCTGTTTTTAACAGTGTTTTTCCTGGAAATGTTGAATCGGTTGATATGGTGATGATCGACATGAAT GGTCATAAAATCCAAGCCACTATTCCTAATCTTTTGTTGTGTCTTTTCGATAACCTAATAGATGAGGGTAACGTTTATGTTTTGTCTAATTTATCTGTGACTTACAACTTGCATGAGATTCTAGGAAGTTATAATAGGTATATGCTTGTGTTTAATGTTAACACTAAGGTGAATCTTTCTTCGAGTTCTTCTATTGCACATTATGGGATGTCCCTCATCGGATCCGATAATGTTCTCCAGCTTTCCGAAAGATTCAAGTATTTAGTTG ATGTAATTGGTGTGATAACTTTCATCAGACACAACAAAAACTATTTCGATGACGGCACCATATCCACGACAGTTTCTTTCAAGCTTACGGATCATAG AAATTCGTATGATTGTGAGCTGTGTGGTGACTATGTTGATCTTTTTCGTGTATTGATGGAGAACCAACCCCTAGGGTTGCCCATTGTTGTCCTCCAGTTTGCTAAAATAACTATGCAACAAG GTTCCATTGTTGTTCAAAGTGTTGACCATGTCACAAGGCTCTATGTTAATCCAGTCATTCCTGAATCAATACAATTCAAGACAGG ATTGATTCTGGCACTGAACCAGACCAGAAGACTTCTTGGTAATTGTCCGACGGATAAATCGGTGGGCTTTAGGTTTGATGTCAGTTACCAATTCAAGACAATTTCTGAGCTAATGGATCACCCCCAAACTGGTATTTTTATTGTCAATGCTCGCATAGTTGATATGATTGAACTGAACCCGTGGTGGTATCCGGTGTGTCGTTGTGATATCATTGTTGAGAGCTACCTCGGTGCCTATTTTTGCGAGAACTGCCACGCAACAGAATTTTCTGCTGTTCCAAA GTATAGAGTTAAAATGGTGTTAGAAGATGAAACTGGTGCCTGTTTTATTGAGGCCTATGATCATGTTATGCTTCCTATTTCATTGGTTGACCCTAATAATCCG atATTGCCTGAGGCTTTTTTTCCCCGTGCATTTGACTCGGTAATGGGCAAAAGTATAGTTTTGATCCTGCACAAGACAGTTCACATTGATAAATTTCTTGATCCAGTATATGAGGTTCGTTGTGTGTCCGATGATCCTCAGGTGATGAATTTTTATGCTAGCATTGGTCTTTGCAGGATTCCTTCAAAG aTTGTTCCAAATTTGATTGATCCAGAATGCAATCTGATGAAAAAAAAGGTGTATCGTCCTCCTGTTACCTCTACCGAACGTTTGCTTGACGAGTATCTAGGACCGGTTTATCGCAGGAATCCACCATGCGACGATGCAGAGAGTTCTTCTGCTGCTGCTGGGAAATCTAGATTG GTTAGGCAATGTAGTAGTAGTTTATTTGTTCTGGATAGTTtgaatgaatgtgaaggttttcaCATTACAATGGAGTATTCCATTGATAATATATCCAGGTTTAGTGTTTGTTCTTTAATGTTTAGGAATGATGTTGTAATTGTGTATTGA
- the LOC123892905 gene encoding uncharacterized protein LOC123892905, translating to MKNPLEFPSVSGSIRNQFRSSYKWELVVTSSISRGRNVLNFPREYTRNCLMNSDRKIYLIDVASGRVYNSKIFTSGQNKENKYVYSCWKQFVTENKLKFRDKVIFNATTGDNVIQVQILRRRRRSC from the exons atgaAAAATCCATTGGAATTTCCTTCCGTCAG CGGTTCCATAAGAAATCAATTTCGATCCTCATACAAGTGGGAATTGGTCGTTACTTCCTCAATCTCTAGGGGTAGAAATGTCCTG AATTTTCCCAGGGAATACACCAGAAATTGTTTAATGAACTCTGATAGGAAGATCTATCTTATTGATGTTGCATCTGGAAGAGTTTACAATTCAAAGATTTTTACTTCAGgtcaaaataaagaaaacaaatatgTTTACTCTTGTTGGAAGCAATTTGTGACTGAGAACAAGTTGAAGTTCAGAGATAAGGTTATCTTCAATGCCACCACCGGTGATAATGTTATCCAAGTCCAGATCCTGCGTCGTCGCCGTCGTTCATGTTAG